Proteins encoded in a region of the Lepisosteus oculatus isolate fLepOcu1 chromosome 23, fLepOcu1.hap2, whole genome shotgun sequence genome:
- the LOC138224666 gene encoding histone H3 — MARTKQTARKSTGGKAPRKQLATKAARKSAPATGGVKKPHRYRPGTVALREIRRYQKSTELLIRKLPFQRLVREIAQDFKTDLRFQSSAVMALQEASEAYLVGLFEDTNLCAIHAKRVTIMPKDIQLARRIRGERA; from the coding sequence ATGGCGAGAACCAAGCAGACCGCTCGCAAGTCCACCGGCGGCAAGGCGCCCAGGAAGCAGCTGGCCACCAAGGCTGCCCGCAAGAGCGCCCCCGCCACCGGCGGCGTGAAGAAGCCCCACCGCTACAGGCCCGGCACCGTGGCTCTGCGGGAGATCCGCCGCTATCAGAAGTCCACCGAGCTGCTGATCCGCAAGCTGCCCTTCCAGCGCCTGGTGAGAGAGATCGCCCAGGACTTCAAGACCGACCTGCGCTTCCAGAGCTCCGCCGTCATGGCTCTGCAGGAGGCCAGCGAGGCTTACCTGGTGGGGCTCTTCGAGGACACCAACCTGTGCGCCATCCACGCCAAGAGGGTGACCATCATGCCCAAAGACATCCAGCTGGCCCGCCGCATCCGCGGGGAGCGCGCTTAG